CATTCATGATCAAAAAGCTTGTGAATATGAAGTATAAGGCGCAAAATTTAGCTAAATACTATGAAAATATTCTAGATGATGAATTGTAAGCATTGTTGTTGCTTAGTTCCTTTCTTGATAATTGGAAAACTCTGATTGTATTACTTAATAATTCATCTCCTAATGGTATGGTAATATTGTGAATGGTAAATGATAATATGCTTAATGAGGAGACTAGAAGAAGAGAATATGGTATGACTACACAGTTAGAGCCATTGGTTAAAAAAAAGCGAGGGAGAAGTAAAATTAGAATTTTGCACAATTTTAACTATCATGATAAGTCAAGAAGAAGATCCAAATTTAGAAAAGAGATCAAATGTTTTCATTGTGGCGAGCCAAAGCACATGAAAAAAGagtgcagaaaatttaaaagagagaaatcaagagagagaggtatagaaaaaaaggaagaaaaaaaatacaactGTTGTTGCATCTGATGGTGATATCGTTATTATTTGTGATAATGCTTGTGTAAATCTCGGTGGGACTTTTTCACATCCTACACTAGTGGTAATCTTTGCAGTGTCAAGTAAAAAATGATGGAGTAACTAAAATTATGGGCATGGAAGATGTTTGCTTGCAAACCGACATTGGATGTCAACTAttgctgaaaaatatgagataaTGTTCCAGATATCTACCTCCACTTGATTGTCTACTAGAGTACTTAATGATGAAGGTTACTATAACCACTTCGATAAAGAAAAATGGAAGCTTACCAGGTTCTCTAGTGGTAGCAacgagaaaaaaaattatgcacATTTTAAATGATGCAAGCAAAATTATGCAATGGAGAGGTGAATGAAGTTGAAGACTTTACTATTTAATTATTATGACATAAGTGGCTTGGACACGAGAGTGAGAAGGGACTTAACATTCTCGCTAAAAAAAATCCTTTCTATAAAAGATACGTTCCTAAAGACTTGTACTCATTGTTTATTTGGTAAACAATATAGAGTTGTATTTCATAAATCCCCTCCATATAGAAGATCATATATTTTGGATTTAATTCACACTAATATTTGCACTATGGATGTTATAACTCTTAGTGGTGTTATATATTTTGTTACTTTTATTAATGATCATTCTAAAAAAGTATGGACATTTGCTTTAAAATTTAAAGACTAGATGCCCGATGTATTTAAGCATTTTCATGCTAGTGTTGAAAGAGAAATCAAATACAACTGAAGTATATTCGAGCAGATAATGGTAGTGAATAAAGGGGTCCATTTAAGAATATTGTCAAGATCATAGTATTAGGCTTAAGAAAACCATTCCTAAAACACCTCAACATAATAGAATTGTTGAGAGAATGAATCGTACTATTTGTGAAAGAGTTCGGTGTATGTTTTCTCATGCTAAATTGTCTAAATCCTTTTGGGGTGAAGCAATGAGAATTGTAGTGGATTTGACCCATCTTTCTCCTTCAATTCCTCTTAAAGGTGATGTACCAAAAAGAGTATGGATTGGAAAAGATGTATCATATGATCACTTAAGAGTGTTTGACAGTAGGACATTTATTCATATTACTAAAGATAAGAGATCCAACATTGATGGCAAGTCTAAATAGTTTACCTTCTTGGGTTATGCACATGAAGAGTTTGGTTACAGATTATGGGATCCAgttgataaaaaaattattagaagCAGAGATGTTGTGTTTCTAGAAGACTAGactattaaattttgaaaaagttGAAAAGCTGAAGTCTATTACTAAAAATTATATTGATCTAGGTATAGTGCCTCCAACCATGATGAATGAAGACATTATAAAAAATGTATAGAAAGATGATGGTAATATAGTTGATGAGCTCGCACCTGACAATGATGTGCTAGATGAGCATGTTGAGCAAGCCCCTCCAGAACCACTAGTTGAGCCTTAGTTAAAAAGATTTACTAGAGAGCACCAACCTTCCTAGAGATATTCTCCTCATGAGTATGTGATAATCATTGATGGGGGGGAACGAGAATGCTACCAAGAGGCTATAAATCATAAACAAAAATGAGAGTGGTTAAAAGCTATGTAAGAGGAGATAAAATCCTTGCATAAGAGCTACATATTTGAGTTGATAAAACTACCCAAGGGTAATAGAACACTTAAGAATAAGTGGGTGTTCAAGTTGAAGGCTGAAGAGAAGAGTCAGAGGGGGAGATTTGTTGGTGTGGCCCCTCCTCATGTGAAATCCAtctcatttaaaaattaaaaaaaggggaTAAGATAGTGTGGCAGTGTTTTTGTTTTCCAAAATAGCTAGGCCTAGTAGTATAGTAACCCTGGAAAACTGAGTAACACGGACTAtggaaaatagaaaagaaaaacaagaagaaaatggagaggaagagaaaaaaatggGTGCTACTTTGTCAAATGATCAGACAGTTGATTTTATTCATATTTGGCTGAAATTTTAGTATGTTGTTTCCGGCAATGAGAGTTATAGACTAAATGGTTTGGATTTTTAAAAAATCTTCTCCACTGATTATTTCAAGCATCAACACTTGGTGAgatctattttctatttttgttgttcATTGTTGAAATCCACCTTATTGGTGATGAATGTTCTTATTGTGAAAGGCAAGATTCAATCTTGATGATGTTTGTATGGCCTCTAGTTGAACTAGAGAGGACCTACTGTAATCCCATTATTCTAAATAGTTGAAGATTTTGGATGGCCTAGGTCCCATAATTTTTTCCTTCACATCGAAGGATTTTTTACATTAAAAATTATGTTTCTCTagattgcttgattattttgcttATTAATTGCTTAAGTAGATGATAGAGATTATTATTACTTGGTGAGTGATATTCCATTTAATTACACAAACCGGGAAAAGAAGTCCGCGACATCCTTATTTCTTGATTGTATTTGCCCAACACTCCAAATACTAATCCTTTTTATGTATGCATACATTGCACTTCTATGGACCAACGAGCCCCCTATCAATTGTTGGAGGTTCAAGGATCTCAAATGAGTAGCAATCAATGGTCCGCGCATCCAATGGAATGTGTTATCTGTAAGTCTAGTGTCAAATTTAGAACTTGAAGGACTTCACATAAGAGTAAAATAAGGTTCATTACTTTATAATCTTGTAGCCCTACATTGCCAAAAAACATCTACATGCTAATATAAGAGCTAGATCATCTTCAGCCTTTTACTTGATGTGCAATCATACGAGCAAAATCAAACCATAAATAAAAGAGTAACAAACTATGAGGCCAAACTATCATCATGTCTCTTTTTGGTCCGCCATTATGAGGGCCACTATGTTCCTCTATCCCAATGATTCCATCACCTCTTCCCCACCCATGTCTTGTGGAATATTTACACACACACCCTGTCATGAACCCCTGTCCCCCCTCCTTCCTCCAAATCAGCTTCTTTGGTCACACTAATTGTGACAATGGAGACCATTTCCTGCTCCTGTCTCACCTATCAAAGACCATGCTACCAACTTCCGCCAACCCCTCGCAGTCTTCCGATCACCATCAGTTGGTTCCAATCAATTTCTGCAGGGTAATATGTTACGTTACCGGTGTGCCATTGATCAACACTGTCTAAGTAGTGTAGGGAAAGGGTCTAATGTACAATACCTGCCCCCACAACAAAACTAATTCTGGTGCACTTCAATGATAGCCTGCTAAACTTTCCAGAAAATTAGCTCTAAAGTGAACCCAATTTTGTTGTTTAAGGTTagctttactttttctttcatgccTCACTCTCTTTTTTATCACCTTTGAAGTTTTTATATCCATAGGCTTAGTCATGAATTATGATAGCTTTTCTCAAAAAAGCACCAGAAACCCCACAGGAATCCTGCATACCATGACCAACATGTAtcaattagtaatcaattagatGTCATGAAAGGCCCCCCAAGCCCCCCACTAAGCCCAACCCCCACTTTAGGCctgaaagatggaagaaaggCATAGCTGTCCcttcttttatcttcttttattcCATTAGTTCTTTGAATTCTAACTCCCTAATAAACTTTGAATCTACATATAAATCATTCAACTTTTGATAATCAACACCTCTAACCTATTTCTATTTCTATGAAACCccaatctttcttctttccttaaCTGAAAACTCCACTCTCCATCTGATGAAATGGTTGTGACATTGTCACTATTGGGCTCAAAAAttattcacaaaaaaaaaaaaaagactatcCATTAAGATTAGCTTGCCTTGTGTGTgttattttctcttatttttctcctctccatcacactaaatcaaacaaacaaataaacaaaCCATTCGATTTACTTACGGTCTGAAACCTAAGGTAGAATATTCATATTatatggaaaaaataaaaaaataggatTAAAAAATACAAAGAAAATCATATCTATTTTGAAGCAAAAGAGAGCTTAGAAAGTGAAACCGACAATGGCTTAGCCTAACTGGTTGGTAGCTTGTTCTATTTGGGAGATCACaggtttaaatttttttaggatGTTTCTGTACTCTTTAAGTTATTGCAAGTTCAAAGGGAAATGTGGAAACAATTAGTGAGATGATGTGCATGGTGTGGAAGCATTGAGCTAACTTACAATTAGGAGCTATGGGACATCTATGTCTAGCATTTAAGGattaattatcaaaaaaaaatgctgaacTTCAAAGATTTCAATAAGATGAGGAGAAGAGATGAAATCAAAGTCAAATCAACAATTGATCATTAAATGACAAAACTAAGCTTATTTGCAcatagaagggaaaaagaaatcgCAACCTGaacttgattaaaaaaaaaaagcatcccTGAAACTTCATTTACTTCCACTGGCTACTATCTAGTTCCTAAGCCTTGTTAAGCAGATTGATAGCACATGCCACCATTTATCATGCATCATTTGGCATTACCAGAAATGACTTGGCCTTCATAAGAGGAAGCTTCTTAGCAAGTGACTAAACAAGGAGTTAGTCTCCAATATAAGTTAATAAAGGGGGTTCTTTGCCAAGGTTGGTATTATAACTTTTACCTTTCTACCAATTCTTCTATGTAAAAGGATGAGGCAGCAAAAGAAGCCTCCCCATCAAGTACCCAACTGTTGTAAGAACTTTTTTCTCTCATCAAACTCAACAGCTTTTATCCAAATTCTAACCCCACACCCTCTCATAAGAGTCACGCTTCCCTCCACATACACATTACACTCCTGAAAGCGTGAACCTTCAACCCCTCTTTCCGTCCATTTGCATCAGAATTTATAGCAGCACTCTGCCTTcctattgagagagagagagagagatgggggtTGCTACTGTTACTGAATTGAAGCAGAATGTTTCAGGAAAGAGAACATTTCGATCAAGTTTAAGCACCCGGCATGCCACCGAATGGTaacactatcttcttcttcttaacttCTTAAAGTCATTAATAGTTTTCCAAGTACTAAATATTGAGTTTTCCTACAATTGAGTTGTTTGTTCTGGTATATAATTTAGTTAGTATCCCAggtgtaatttggttcatggaCTTGTTTACATTAAGAAAGGCTGTTAGAGGGAATTTCTACTCCATGATCTCTTTTTTTCAGTGAAATAGTTCTCTCTTttcgttatttttcttttttaaaaaagtggGCATAGTTCTCTCCATAAGTTGTGTGATGAGATGAttttgtgtgtgtatgtgtgtgtttcTATCTTTTGAGGATACAACAGCAAGGAAACATTGTTTTACTGACAGTGTTAAATGTCAAAGGTAAATAAGTCAATATAAAAAGTGCATTTGCTATCAGAGATTTATTACAAATTACTAAGTGATCTGATATCTCAGCCAACTAATATATTGTGTTTCATCTCCTAAACCACCCATCAAATGGTTAAAAAGTACAAGCGGCATGCTACATCTCATGGATTACATTCAGTGATTTAAATCTTCCAGCACTTCCAGAggcttagagagagagagagagaaagagagagagcagaaAAAAAGACACTTATTAgacagaatttaattaattatatcaaGAAGTCAATCATTACGCAAGATTTCCCCCAAATTCAGGAGGAGTTTTATGGAAAATCAGAAACCAATTttccttcacatattttgttgtCACAAACTCTGCAAGCAACCTGCACCGATGTGCGGCACCGTTAGCATCCTACATACAGACAGCAGTTCATAGCATTATGAAAATCCATCAAAGTAGTATATGGATGAGACATAAAGCAAGAGTTCGACAAGATTGTTTTGAAAGAAATGGTTAGACAAAACAATGAATTAGTGTGGATTTCCCTCCCTTGCCTTTAAAAAATACAatgatgctaaaatttataactaGTACAACCATGCATTTTTTTGTCACTGAATTGATCTTCACCATATCACTTGATCAATAGGCAAGGAGAAATCTTGAATGTACTTTACCTTTGTACATACAAGATCTTGATGGAACATTCTATTTTTATCAGAATCTAATGTAGATTTGGTTGGAATCATGTGCCAAAAAATGGTTTTATTTGAGTCTTGCCTCTTCAAATAACCAACTTCACCATCATAGCAAAATCTAGTTTGTCAGCCATACAATTGTCAAATGATTCATTCTACTAGTTCTAATTTCATATATCTGTTCATCCACCTTCAGGCCCCTTTCAGATGTTTCTAGTGATCTCACAGTTGAAGTTGGAACATCGAGCTTTGCACTCCACAAGGTGAGAATAAGTCATAGTAATTCttctcttctgtctttggaatCAAGATATTCAGTTTTGAAGGTTTATTAAGGGAAAAATGAAACTGTAGGTACTGCCAAATTTTAATGCTAAATTGTTAGTGTTGTTGCTCAATGCTTACCACATTGTTCTCTGCAGTTCCCTCTGGTCTCTCGGTGTGGAAAGATTCGAAAGCTTTTATCTGAAGCAAAAGATTCAAAGGTGACGCGCATAAATCTCCAAGGCACACCAGGTGGAGCAGAAGCTTTCGAACTAGCTGCCAAGTTCTGCTATGGTGTGAGCATAGAAATCACACTCTCAAACGTGGCCATGCTGCGATGTGCAGCTCACTATCTACAAATGACCGAAGAATTCGCAGACAAAAACTTGGAACTACGGACTGAAATCTACATAAAGGAAACAGTCATCCCAAACATTGCAAATTCTATATCTGTTCTCCACCGTTGTGAGAACCTCCTTCCACTAGCAGAAGagattaatttggtcaaccgAATCATAACAGCAATTGCAACCAATGTCTGTAAAGAGCAGCTGACATCTGGCTTGTCCAAACTTGAGCATAACTTACCCCTTAAACCAATGACAGTAGAGGTAGAGCCCCCATCAGACTGGTGGGGAAAGGCATTAGCAGTGCTAAGCCTAGATTTCTTTCAGAGAGTCCTCTCTGCAATGAAATCAAAGGGTCTCAAACAGGATAGCATTAGCAGGATCTTGATCAATTATGCCCACAACTCTCTCCAAAACCTCTTGGTTAGAGACATTCAAACATCAAAGGGGAGCTTCTCAGATGCAGAAACACAGAAGAAACAAAAGGTTATTGTAGAAGCCATAGTCAGCCTACTTCCAACCCAATCAAGAAAGTCCCCGGTTCCGATGGCATTTCTTTCAGGTCTTTTGAAGACCGCAACGATGGCCTCTTCATCCACCATCTGCAAAGCAGATTTGGAAAGAAGAATTGGTTTGCAGCTAGACCAAGCTATTCTTGAAGACATACTAATCCCATCCAACTCTCACAATGGGCATCATTTGTTGTATGACAATGATTCAGTATCGAGGATCTTTTCCGTCTTTGTGAATTTGGATGACGAAGAGGATGATGGGTCTCAGCTGAGAGAGGACAGGGATGGCTGCTATGAGTTTGACAGTCCAAGTTCTCCAAAACAAAGCTCCATACTCAAGGTATCAAAGCTCATGGATAGTTATCTCGCAGAAATTGCACTGGATTCTAACTTGACGCCATCAAAGTTTATCGCGCTGGCTGAGCTACTCCCAGATCATGCTCGAGTCGTTAATGATGGTCTGTATAGAGCTGTTGATATCTTCCTAAAGGTAACATTCTTCACATCACTCAGTCATCTTATTCACATAATAGCAAATCTGGATACTTAAGTTTCCTTGAACAAGCCTAATAATGCTCAAACTCTCGCTGCCCACATGTATGTGAGCTTAGTTTCTCTGCTTCAATTGTTAGCTTAATTCCATCGGAATATATCAGAACTGAATCAATCTGCTGTTCTAACAACAAACACTTATTTTCTTAATCCCTGATGTTCTAATTCTACAACCATAAAACTTGCAGACCATCATCAGTAATCAGAAATCCGAAGTCTTGAGCTTCCTAGAAATCCTTGATTTGATAATAGGGCTAATTTTCTCTGTTCCAAAATCTCAGTTCTTATCACTTGTTCTAAATATTCCATGTGCTTTTCTGCAATCCTTTTACCACTTAAATTTCATGAAAATTTTCGATGCAATATAGAGGCGACATGGCTTGGAGGTTAAAGTTGCAAGGTTGGAAACTTTTATCCGGATTGACCCTTGGAAAAAACTAATTTACATTAGCGAAGAACTCAAGTCATAATAAGGTCTTGCCAAAGAAATAAAACAAGGCTTGTTGGTTATGATTTTTCTTTATATGGTTTGACCGTTGCCCTGATAGCAAGCAATGACCATATTgatgaatttaaaatatttttccgtcaaaagaatttaaaatatttgattatgGCCTAACTTTCAGGTTCATCCCAACATCAAGGAATCAGAACGCTACCGCCTGTGCAAAACCATAGATTGCCAGAAGCTGTCTCAAGATGCATGCAGCCATGCAGCTCAAAATGAGCGGCTACCTGTGCAAATGGCAGTACAAGTCTTGTACTATGAGCAGATCAGGCTTCGAAATGCCATGAATGGAAACCATGATCAGTTCTTCTTTGGTTTGGTGCATGGTCAATATCCTCAAAGATCAGGCAGTGGAGTGGGGAGTGGTGCCATCTCCCCAAGGGATAATTATGCATCAGTGAGGAGAGAGAACAGGGAACTGAAGCTTGAGGTTGCAAGAATGAGGATGAGGCTGACTGATTTAGAAAAAGATCATGCCTCGATGAAGCAGGAGCTTGTTCGGGCAAATCCTGCTAATAAATTACTCAGGTCATTCACCAAAAAGCTAAGCAAGCTGAATACACTGTTTCGTATGAAGGATGTCAAACCTATTCGCGCAAAGGCTGCTTCAGATGCCCGGTTTCTGTTTCAGAAGAGGCGGCGCCACTCCATTTCTTGAGGCTATGAGTGTCATGGATTTTTGAGTGTGTAAACTTGTGGTTGTGTTGATTTCCATATAGTTGAGGATAAATATTTGTTTTGCATGAAatttcttttctgttttctgCTAACACTCTAAAAATGTAATCGATTCTGAATCCGAAAGACATGTTCCATTGTACAAAGTAAATATCATTTTGCAGTATCTTTGATGATAATCGTCTGTGTGATGGTTGGAAGAATATATAAATACTTGTAActtttttggaaaaacagaTTTAGTTTGCTGCAAATATGAAACATCCC
The Phoenix dactylifera cultivar Barhee BC4 chromosome 3, palm_55x_up_171113_PBpolish2nd_filt_p, whole genome shotgun sequence DNA segment above includes these coding regions:
- the LOC103698243 gene encoding BTB/POZ domain-containing protein At1g03010, yielding MGVATVTELKQNVSGKRTFRSSLSTRHATEWPLSDVSSDLTVEVGTSSFALHKFPLVSRCGKIRKLLSEAKDSKVTRINLQGTPGGAEAFELAAKFCYGVSIEITLSNVAMLRCAAHYLQMTEEFADKNLELRTEIYIKETVIPNIANSISVLHRCENLLPLAEEINLVNRIITAIATNVCKEQLTSGLSKLEHNLPLKPMTVEVEPPSDWWGKALAVLSLDFFQRVLSAMKSKGLKQDSISRILINYAHNSLQNLLVRDIQTSKGSFSDAETQKKQKVIVEAIVSLLPTQSRKSPVPMAFLSGLLKTATMASSSTICKADLERRIGLQLDQAILEDILIPSNSHNGHHLLYDNDSVSRIFSVFVNLDDEEDDGSQLREDRDGCYEFDSPSSPKQSSILKVSKLMDSYLAEIALDSNLTPSKFIALAELLPDHARVVNDGLYRAVDIFLKVHPNIKESERYRLCKTIDCQKLSQDACSHAAQNERLPVQMAVQVLYYEQIRLRNAMNGNHDQFFFGLVHGQYPQRSGSGVGSGAISPRDNYASVRRENRELKLEVARMRMRLTDLEKDHASMKQELVRANPANKLLRSFTKKLSKLNTLFRMKDVKPIRAKAASDARFLFQKRRRHSIS